The genomic DNA TGGTTATGTTTAGATCAATAAAACAACCCATATACCTTTACAACCCTTTTACCAACGCCAAGCTCACCCTTCCGCCCATCCACATATTACGTTTACGAAAGGTTTTCTTATCATCAACTCCTCCTGCTGATCTTATTGTCGTTGTCGCCCTCCATGGCTACAAGGGAAAGCTTATCTTCGCTAGACTTGGAGATAAAGCATGGACTGGTTTAAAACCTGAATCTGATGAATTTAGTGATTTCAAGGATGTCTTATTCCATGGGAACAAACTTTATGCTGTACAATCAGATCTGAAGGTTTATGTCTTTTACATTGGCGTCGACTTGCAAATTGATTATTCTTCTTGCTCTATTCTCCAACCACAACTTGAAATCAAAGATGAATACCTCAAGTCTTATTACAGGTTCAAACATTCCATAGTGCCGTATTTTGCCCCATTATCCACGACATGAAATTCTCCGGAACTGTTTCTTCAAAAGAGACATTGAGAGTTGAGACTCAAGATAGAGGTGCAAAAATTTGCCCAGGCAGTCTCGACCCAAGTAACCCCACCCTGAGCCCAACAGGGCCTGGGCTGGCTAGGATTGGATTTCTAGGTCCGAGTAGGGTTAGATTGGGCCTCAGCCTCGGCCTTGGGCTAAACTGATATAGTTCTACTAGCCCATAATTACCTTAAATTTATATGGAAAAAGACTAGAGATATAAACGGATCGAATATAAACTAGATAtaaccagtgttatcaattcggccgaataattcatgaattattcggccgaaccaaatttttccaaattttatcaaaaattctgaccgaatccgaattaaaaataaaattcagtaaaattcgtgattttttcaaaagtgaatataaaacgcgaataattcggaccgaatccgaattaaaccgaattattcggtccacttaaacagtatttaaaataaaaaaacaaaaaagcgcaataagcttttttgaccgcttttttgaccgaatccttaaattaatcaaccgaattattccgaataattctccgcccgaataattcccgaatccgaatttgctaactatggatATAACACCATTTGTAATTTGCATCCGATTAATTTTTGAATGAATTTATACATTTTTCATACCAATTTTCAAATACAGATTCATCTGAATAGATACGAACAAGAAtcatatatagattttttattacatGCTTTAGTTATCTACTTTGAGTGGAGGAGAATTGGAGAACACGAAAACTCGACCACGGTTGATATTGAAGGATCCTATTTGAAATTACAT from Macadamia integrifolia cultivar HAES 741 unplaced genomic scaffold, SCU_Mint_v3 scaffold3303, whole genome shotgun sequence includes the following:
- the LOC122067987 gene encoding uncharacterized protein LOC122067987 codes for the protein MVVQASNGFGGHDQRTANLYTDYIRFRSVCKSWYSFLPKKSYHPSHNFPLLILHYYDENSSNYRNGLLGLAKNNKLHFLRDLPDESLHKHWCKGSSHDWLVMFRSIKQPIYLYNPFTNAKLTLPPIHILRLRKVFLSSTPPADLIVVVALHGYKGKLIFARLGDKAWTGLKPESDEFSDFKDVLFHGNKLYAVQSDLKVYVFYIGVDLQIDYSSCSILQPQLEIKDEYLKSYYRFKHSIVPYFAPLSTT